From Terriglobales bacterium, a single genomic window includes:
- the nuoL gene encoding NADH-quinone oxidoreductase subunit L: PYQKVLYTWLGSDTGMFKLPVRNGFADFRAEAGFLLDPLSAIWLLFVTGVGMLIHIYSIGYMAHEGGYYRFFGYLNLFMFSMLTLILGNNYALLFVGWEGVGLCSYLLIGFYFQRHSASTAANKAFIVNRVGDASFLLGMFTMFWYFGTYRFTEVNAIARSGVFQTGDPWIVAMTLLLFGGACGKSAQLPLYVWLPDAMEGPTPVSALIHAATMVTAGVYMVARSNALFTLAPESMKVVAIVGALTAIFAASIGLVQNDIKRVLAYSTVSQLGYMFLALGVGAFAAGVFHVFTHAFFKALLFLGAGSVIHALSGEQDLRNMGALRAKIPRTWGTMLIATLAIAGIFPFAGFFSKDEILWQTWSREAGAYRWLWGIGYITAIMTAFYMFRLVYLTFYGKPRMSQEVEHHIHESPPTMTVPLIILAVCSVFAGFLGFPRSLAAVVGIHAHTNRFEKFLEPVFAPEAEEFRAEGEAGQLAAGVNEEEHTTPAEYLLMFLSLTAAGLGWYLAYRAYDKAERDYVEPIKAASPPVYDTLLNKYYVDEAYDYVFTGRRPIGGEIRLGAMGLGIASAKFDADVIDGTVNGAGWITRLAANFSKWWDTWIIDGLLVNGTAIITRALAIPVRLLQWGLVQWYALVMVLGLVGFIWYYALR, from the coding sequence CGCCCTATCAAAAGGTCCTCTATACCTGGCTAGGCAGCGACACTGGAATGTTCAAGCTGCCGGTGCGCAATGGCTTCGCCGATTTCAGGGCGGAAGCGGGTTTTCTGCTCGATCCCCTGTCTGCGATCTGGCTGCTGTTCGTGACCGGTGTGGGCATGCTGATCCACATCTACTCGATCGGGTACATGGCCCACGAGGGTGGCTATTACCGATTCTTCGGGTACCTGAACCTGTTCATGTTCTCCATGCTGACGCTCATCCTCGGCAACAATTACGCATTGTTGTTTGTCGGCTGGGAGGGCGTGGGGCTGTGCTCGTACCTGCTGATTGGTTTTTACTTCCAGCGGCATTCCGCGTCGACAGCCGCCAACAAAGCGTTCATCGTGAACCGCGTCGGCGACGCGTCATTCCTGTTGGGCATGTTCACGATGTTCTGGTACTTCGGAACCTACCGCTTTACCGAGGTGAACGCCATTGCCCGCAGTGGAGTTTTCCAGACGGGTGATCCATGGATTGTAGCGATGACGCTGCTGTTGTTCGGTGGCGCCTGCGGCAAATCAGCGCAGCTACCTCTGTATGTCTGGCTACCGGACGCGATGGAAGGTCCAACACCAGTCTCGGCGCTGATCCACGCTGCGACCATGGTGACGGCCGGGGTTTACATGGTTGCACGCTCCAATGCGCTGTTCACGCTGGCGCCGGAATCGATGAAGGTGGTGGCGATTGTAGGCGCTCTAACGGCCATATTCGCGGCTTCCATCGGTTTGGTGCAGAATGACATCAAGCGTGTTCTGGCCTACTCCACTGTCTCCCAACTCGGATACATGTTTCTCGCGCTCGGGGTAGGGGCGTTTGCGGCGGGCGTATTCCACGTGTTTACGCATGCATTTTTCAAAGCCCTATTGTTCTTGGGCGCGGGCTCAGTGATTCATGCGCTCAGCGGGGAGCAAGACCTACGCAACATGGGCGCGCTGCGAGCAAAGATTCCTCGAACCTGGGGCACGATGCTGATTGCTACGCTGGCCATCGCCGGCATTTTTCCCTTTGCTGGCTTTTTCTCCAAGGACGAGATTCTTTGGCAGACATGGTCCCGGGAAGCTGGCGCCTACCGCTGGCTGTGGGGCATTGGCTACATCACCGCGATCATGACGGCTTTTTACATGTTCCGCCTGGTCTATCTGACCTTTTACGGCAAGCCGCGCATGAGCCAGGAGGTGGAGCATCACATCCATGAATCGCCGCCGACGATGACAGTGCCACTGATTATTCTGGCAGTCTGTTCGGTGTTTGCCGGATTCCTGGGCTTCCCACGCAGCCTGGCGGCGGTGGTAGGAATCCACGCTCACACCAATCGCTTTGAAAAATTTCTCGAACCGGTGTTCGCACCCGAAGCCGAGGAGTTCCGCGCCGAGGGCGAGGCTGGGCAACTGGCGGCCGGAGTCAACGAAGAAGAGCACACCACCCCCGCTGAGTATTTATTGATGTTTCTCTCGCTTACGGCGGCGGGCTTAGGTTGGTACCTGGCGTACCGCGCCTACGACAAAGCGGAAAGGGATTACGTCGAGCCCATCAAAGCTGCATCCCCCCCAGTCTATGACACTCTGCTGAACAAGTATTACGTGGACGAAGCATATGACTACGTATTTACCGGACGCCGGCCCATTGGCGGGGAAATACGGCTGGGCGCGATGGGACTGGGAATAGCTTCAGCAAAGTTCGATGCCGACGTGATTGACGGAACAGTGAATGGTGCGGGCTGGATTACACGACTTGCGGCAAACTTTTCCAAGTGGTGGGACACGTGGATCATCGACGGCTTGTTGGTAAACGGAACAGCTATCATCACCCGCGCTCTGGCGATTCCAGTCCGCCTGCTGCAGTGGGGACTGGTGCAGTGGTATGCGCTGGTGATGGTGCTCGGACTGGTGGGCTTTATCTGGTATTACGCGCTGCGCTAA
- a CDS encoding NADH-quinone oxidoreductase subunit M, giving the protein MYNHILSVILFTPLVGAFVVLFLPKENKDAIRWVANLFALAGLLVSLPLVPWFWAQRFEPGWKFVEGARNNWIPSIGAGYVLGIDGISFLLIMLTTLLGWISILSSWTAIEDRVKEYYAWFLVLQTGMLGVFMALDFFLFFVFWEAMLVPMYLLIGIWGGPRKLYAAIKFFLYTLLGSVLMLLAILFLYFHHHTVTGVYTFHIPDLYTTAPQIDFRYAIWLFLAFFVGFAIKVPMFPFHTWLPDAHVEAPTAGSVILAGVLLKMGTYGFIRFSLPFFPQVVMDPKVRGWLIFLSIVGIVYGALVSLMQKDMKKLVAYSSVSHLGFCTLGIFALNQAGLSGSVLQQINHGISTGALFLIVGILYERRHTREISEYGGISNVMPVYATITMIMFLSSMGLPLLNGFIGEFTILQGAFLESKAWAAWAVPGVVLAAAYLLWLYQRVFFGKVNNPKNEHLKDLTPREVLCFAPLLIAAFWIGLYPKPFFQILDKPVSNLVMTVRPDQRRPVMASTSGAGITAPSRQAPPTVISQSSDIATAKVSPTPQEGNRR; this is encoded by the coding sequence ATGTATAACCACATTCTCTCGGTCATTCTCTTCACGCCCCTGGTGGGCGCCTTTGTTGTTTTATTCCTCCCTAAAGAAAACAAGGACGCCATTCGCTGGGTGGCGAACCTGTTCGCGCTTGCCGGTCTGCTCGTTTCGCTTCCGCTGGTGCCGTGGTTCTGGGCGCAGCGGTTCGAGCCCGGCTGGAAGTTTGTGGAAGGCGCCAGGAACAACTGGATTCCTTCCATCGGGGCTGGCTATGTGCTCGGCATCGACGGCATCTCATTCCTGCTGATCATGCTGACCACTCTTCTGGGGTGGATTTCGATTCTCTCCTCCTGGACGGCGATCGAAGATCGAGTGAAGGAATACTACGCCTGGTTTCTTGTATTGCAGACGGGAATGCTCGGGGTCTTCATGGCCCTGGATTTCTTCCTGTTCTTTGTCTTCTGGGAAGCCATGCTGGTGCCAATGTACCTGCTGATTGGCATCTGGGGCGGCCCGCGCAAGCTCTACGCGGCAATCAAGTTTTTCCTCTACACGCTGCTAGGTTCGGTGCTGATGTTACTGGCAATCTTGTTCTTGTATTTCCATCACCACACCGTGACCGGCGTGTACACCTTCCACATCCCGGATCTTTACACCACGGCGCCACAAATCGACTTCAGGTACGCCATCTGGCTCTTCCTGGCATTCTTTGTCGGGTTTGCCATTAAGGTTCCGATGTTCCCGTTTCACACCTGGCTGCCCGACGCTCACGTCGAAGCGCCCACTGCCGGTTCGGTAATCCTGGCCGGCGTCCTGCTGAAGATGGGAACATACGGTTTCATCCGCTTCTCGCTGCCATTTTTCCCGCAGGTGGTCATGGATCCCAAGGTGCGCGGCTGGCTGATCTTCTTATCCATTGTGGGCATCGTGTATGGAGCACTGGTGTCACTGATGCAGAAGGATATGAAGAAACTTGTGGCGTACTCGTCGGTGAGCCACCTGGGCTTCTGTACCCTGGGAATCTTTGCACTGAATCAGGCGGGGCTCAGCGGATCTGTGCTGCAGCAGATTAATCACGGAATCTCCACCGGGGCACTGTTCTTGATCGTGGGTATCCTCTACGAACGGCGCCACACGCGGGAGATTTCAGAATACGGCGGCATTTCCAACGTAATGCCGGTGTATGCCACTATCACAATGATCATGTTTCTTTCGTCGATGGGCTTGCCGCTGCTCAACGGCTTCATTGGCGAGTTCACCATCCTGCAGGGGGCGTTTCTTGAGAGCAAGGCGTGGGCTGCCTGGGCGGTTCCGGGAGTCGTGCTAGCGGCAGCCTACCTGCTGTGGCTTTATCAGCGCGTTTTCTTTGGTAAGGTGAATAACCCGAAGAATGAACATTTAAAGGATTTGACTCCTCGCGAAGTTCTTTGCTTTGCGCCGCTGCTGATAGCCGCCTTTTGGATTGGTCTGTATCCCAAGCCGTTTTTCCAGATCCTCGACAAACCGGTGAGCAATCTGGTGATGACGGTTCGGCCGGATCAACGCCGGCCCGTCATGGCCAGTACAAGTGGGGCAGGGATAACCGCCCCCTCAAGGCAGGCTCCGCCTACAGTTATTTCCCAATCCTCGGACATTGCTACGGCTAAAGTTTCACCAACACCGCAGGAAGGGAATCGCCGATGA
- a CDS encoding NADH-quinone oxidoreductase subunit N, whose product MSSAIQQYFTSADYLLSLPMIMLSLFALGILLIDLMLPAEWKHANVWLALAGILFSAGGVWKIQLAYRIADSRGQPAAAFLGFGDSLIVDRFAVYFFYLFLAGAAIAILMGVRYLEIERENHGEFYALVLFSVVGMMCMAAGYDIVLLFIGLELMAISTYVLVGFLRRDQRSNEAALKYLLLGAFSSGIFAYGLSLFYGLAGSTNVRTIAQKLEDQVRNNPHDPVVILALLATATGLLFKIAAVPFHQWAPDAYEGAPTSITGFMSVAVKSAAWAMLLRIFLFMIYPLRPTYVPLLVFVAIATMTGGNLAALAQTNLKRLLAYSSIAHVGYMLLGLIAGTATTASTTGIKGILVYLLVYTFMNLGAFAVITSLRRRDVIGDEIDDIAGLISRAPTEAMLMLLFLLSLSGIPPMAGFWGKYFIFLSLIESGHYLLASLAVLYAVLGLYYYMRIASAIFMRPAADTEPVSMSPGLRLALLITGAATVFIGIFPELFLRAANWSLNTPQANAIASLFR is encoded by the coding sequence ATGAGTAGTGCGATCCAGCAGTACTTCACCAGCGCGGACTACCTGCTGTCGCTTCCCATGATCATGCTGTCGCTGTTTGCGCTGGGAATCCTGCTGATCGACCTGATGCTGCCGGCGGAATGGAAGCACGCCAACGTCTGGCTAGCGCTCGCCGGTATTCTGTTCTCTGCCGGTGGGGTATGGAAGATTCAACTCGCTTACCGGATTGCCGACTCCCGCGGCCAGCCTGCAGCCGCTTTTCTGGGCTTCGGGGACTCGCTCATTGTGGATCGTTTTGCCGTTTACTTCTTTTATCTATTCCTGGCGGGCGCGGCGATTGCCATTCTGATGGGAGTGCGCTACCTCGAGATCGAGCGCGAGAACCATGGCGAGTTCTATGCGCTGGTTCTGTTTTCCGTAGTGGGCATGATGTGCATGGCCGCGGGTTATGACATCGTGCTTCTGTTTATCGGCTTGGAGTTGATGGCGATCTCGACTTACGTGCTGGTGGGATTTCTGCGGCGGGATCAGCGTTCCAATGAAGCTGCGCTCAAATATCTGCTTCTGGGCGCATTTTCCTCGGGGATCTTCGCCTATGGGCTTTCTCTGTTTTACGGTCTCGCTGGCAGCACGAACGTGCGAACGATTGCGCAGAAGCTGGAAGATCAGGTGCGCAACAACCCGCATGATCCGGTAGTGATTCTTGCTTTGCTAGCCACAGCCACAGGCTTGTTGTTCAAAATTGCTGCCGTGCCGTTTCATCAGTGGGCGCCGGATGCGTATGAAGGTGCACCGACCAGTATTACGGGTTTCATGTCCGTGGCAGTGAAGTCAGCAGCTTGGGCGATGTTACTGCGCATCTTCCTGTTCATGATCTATCCGTTGCGACCGACATACGTGCCTTTACTGGTGTTTGTCGCAATTGCCACAATGACTGGCGGCAACCTGGCGGCGCTCGCGCAAACCAATCTGAAGCGGCTGCTGGCGTACTCTTCGATCGCGCATGTCGGCTATATGCTTCTCGGATTGATTGCCGGCACCGCGACAACCGCGAGCACAACCGGGATCAAAGGCATTCTGGTTTACCTGCTGGTGTACACATTCATGAACCTGGGTGCCTTCGCGGTGATTACTTCACTGCGCCGCCGCGACGTCATTGGCGATGAGATTGATGACATCGCCGGCTTGATCTCGCGTGCACCCACGGAAGCAATGCTGATGCTGCTCTTTCTGCTTTCGCTCTCAGGAATACCGCCCATGGCGGGATTTTGGGGCAAATACTTCATCTTTCTCTCGCTGATCGAATCGGGACACTACCTGCTGGCCTCACTGGCGGTGCTCTATGCGGTTTTAGGGTTGTACTATTACATGCGCATCGCGAGCGCCATCTTCATGCGACCGGCGGCCGACACGGAACCGGTTTCCATGAGCCCGGGTCTGCGGCTGGCATTGCTGATCACCGGCGCTGCCACGGTCTTCATTGGAATCTTCCCGGAGTTGTTCTTGCGCGCAGCGAATTGGTCACTAAATACGCCGCAGGCCAATGCGATCGCCAGCCTTTTCCGGTGA
- a CDS encoding AtpZ/AtpI family protein: protein MPKPEDQPKERSFVVQVARYSEIGFIIPAAVILGLFLGKALDWWLHTHWLMIAGIVFGAIVGFVQMIRMVTSASRDEHEK, encoded by the coding sequence ATGCCCAAGCCTGAAGATCAGCCGAAGGAGCGCAGCTTTGTCGTTCAGGTGGCGCGATATTCGGAGATCGGCTTCATCATTCCGGCGGCGGTCATCCTCGGGCTGTTTCTAGGCAAGGCGCTTGACTGGTGGCTGCACACTCACTGGCTGATGATCGCCGGCATCGTCTTTGGAGCGATTGTCGGTTTTGTGCAGATGATCCGCATGGTTACGTCGGCTTCGCGGGATGAGCATGAGAAGTAA
- a CDS encoding ATP synthase subunit I codes for MTEASQPDPSSLPQDAAERFYGGAPDRILRLILLVGMVLIIPCWLRFGSASALGFLLGIALSWLNFHWLTAVIRGLADRVISAPRRDRGGTIVARFLLRYFLIGLAAYVILIGWSSALYGLLAGLCLPVAAMMLEAGYEAFVALHRGL; via the coding sequence ATGACGGAAGCTTCCCAACCCGATCCGTCCAGCTTGCCGCAAGACGCCGCAGAACGCTTTTACGGGGGCGCGCCGGATCGCATTCTTAGGTTGATCCTGTTGGTTGGAATGGTACTCATTATTCCTTGCTGGCTGCGTTTTGGGAGCGCGTCTGCCTTAGGCTTCCTGCTGGGAATTGCGCTTTCCTGGCTGAATTTCCACTGGCTTACCGCAGTCATTCGCGGCCTTGCAGATCGCGTGATCAGCGCGCCTCGCCGCGACCGTGGTGGCACGATCGTGGCACGCTTCCTGCTGCGTTACTTTTTGATCGGACTAGCGGCCTATGTTATCTTGATCGGTTGGTCTTCAGCCCTGTACGGACTCCTGGCGGGACTGTGCCTGCCAGTCGCGGCGATGATGCTGGAAGCCGGATATGAGGCTTTCGTGGCTTTGCATCGCGGGCTTTAG
- the atpB gene encoding F0F1 ATP synthase subunit A → MHAELPFTILLNRLLAGPVTALLHALGIQVHDPARPIPDFVAVQILVVILLILFFIVVRSRLSVDQPSALQHVLEGIHGFVNGQANEIIGHGAEKYTGYLIALGMYILSCNLIGLIPSLESPTAFPSVPLGCALVTWFYYHVQGLRANGLGYFKHFAGPVWWLAPLMFPIEVFSHLARIMSLTIRLFANMFAGDMVTLVFFSLVPLGVPLIFMGLHLGVSFIQTYIFVLLAMVYLAEATAHEH, encoded by the coding sequence ATGCACGCAGAACTCCCGTTCACTATTCTGCTCAACCGGCTGCTGGCAGGTCCAGTCACGGCATTGCTGCACGCGCTGGGAATTCAAGTACACGATCCCGCTCGGCCCATCCCGGATTTTGTTGCAGTGCAGATTCTGGTAGTCATCCTGCTGATTCTGTTCTTTATTGTCGTGCGGAGCCGGCTCTCGGTGGATCAGCCATCGGCACTGCAACATGTGCTGGAAGGGATTCATGGGTTTGTAAACGGTCAGGCGAACGAGATCATTGGCCACGGCGCGGAGAAATACACTGGCTACTTGATCGCCTTGGGGATGTACATCCTGAGCTGCAATCTGATCGGACTGATTCCCAGCCTGGAGTCCCCAACGGCATTTCCCTCAGTGCCCCTGGGCTGCGCGCTGGTGACATGGTTTTATTATCACGTGCAGGGGCTTCGGGCCAACGGCCTCGGATACTTCAAGCATTTTGCCGGACCGGTATGGTGGCTGGCGCCGCTGATGTTCCCCATCGAGGTCTTTAGCCACCTGGCACGCATCATGTCGCTCACCATCCGTCTTTTTGCCAACATGTTTGCCGGCGACATGGTGACGCTGGTTTTCTTTTCGCTCGTGCCTCTGGGAGTGCCGCTGATTTTTATGGGCTTGCACCTCGGCGTTTCCTTTATTCAGACCTACATTTTTGTGTTGCTGGCGATGGTGTATCTCGCCGAGGCGACGGCCCACGAGCACTGA
- a CDS encoding ATP synthase F0 subunit C, protein MRRLMTLCLTIAAMLVVTAPAYAQGGEAAGAPNWVAITSGFAMALAVALAALGQSRVASSACEGMARNPSARPGIQLALILGLAFIESLVLFTLVIIFVKVVR, encoded by the coding sequence ATGCGTAGATTGATGACGTTGTGCTTGACGATAGCGGCAATGCTGGTGGTAACCGCTCCGGCGTATGCGCAGGGCGGGGAAGCAGCGGGCGCCCCCAACTGGGTTGCCATTACCTCTGGATTTGCCATGGCGCTGGCCGTAGCACTGGCTGCGCTCGGGCAATCGCGGGTAGCATCCTCGGCGTGCGAGGGAATGGCGCGGAATCCTTCCGCCCGCCCGGGAATTCAGCTAGCACTGATTCTTGGCCTGGCCTTTATTGAGTCGCTGGTGCTCTTCACGCTGGTGATCATCTTCGTGAAGGTAGTGCGGTAG
- a CDS encoding ABC transporter ATP-binding protein codes for MPAALQYQEITKEYRSWSGRKRLLALDDFSLTVETGEILGFLGPNGAGKTTAMHLALGFMRPTKGNGRALGQPFGDARTRRRVGFLAENVAFYHRSARDLLRFYGALNGLRDPELASRVKEVIDLLQLNDVANRNAGRLSRGMLQRLGLAQALVNAPDLLLLDEPTSALDPGGRVAVRDLLLQQKRGGKTVFLSSHLLSEIELICDRVAILHKGRLIRLGRTSELLESSEEFEVVARGISASAVTGAAMNDGNVVFTVRRDQQRAALEKIWSAGGEVLRVNPRKGSLEDVFLVLTGAQPAESGKGSSNEDTS; via the coding sequence GTGCCAGCCGCTCTCCAATACCAGGAGATCACGAAGGAATACCGTTCCTGGTCCGGGCGAAAGCGTCTGCTCGCCCTGGATGATTTCTCACTGACAGTTGAGACTGGGGAGATTCTGGGCTTTCTCGGCCCAAATGGCGCAGGGAAAACCACTGCCATGCATCTTGCCCTAGGCTTCATGCGGCCAACGAAAGGCAACGGGAGGGCGCTGGGGCAGCCCTTTGGTGACGCGCGGACCCGCCGCCGCGTAGGGTTTCTCGCGGAAAATGTTGCTTTCTATCATCGGTCGGCGCGCGATCTGTTGCGCTTTTACGGCGCATTGAACGGGCTCCGCGATCCTGAGCTGGCATCTCGCGTGAAGGAAGTTATCGACCTCTTGCAGCTCAACGATGTTGCCAACCGAAATGCGGGCAGGCTTTCCCGCGGCATGCTGCAGCGCCTAGGACTGGCGCAGGCACTGGTCAATGCCCCGGACCTACTGCTGCTCGACGAACCGACTTCAGCGCTCGATCCAGGGGGCCGGGTGGCTGTGCGTGATCTTTTGCTACAACAGAAGCGGGGGGGCAAGACTGTTTTTCTCAGTTCCCATCTGCTATCGGAAATCGAGCTGATTTGTGATCGTGTAGCGATCCTGCATAAGGGCCGCCTGATCCGATTGGGGAGGACATCGGAACTGTTGGAGTCTTCCGAGGAGTTTGAAGTCGTAGCGAGGGGGATTTCCGCCAGCGCGGTTACGGGTGCGGCAATGAATGACGGTAATGTTGTGTTCACAGTTAGGCGGGATCAGCAGAGGGCGGCGCTGGAAAAAATCTGGAGCGCGGGTGGAGAGGTTCTTCGAGTGAACCCGCGAAAAGGGTCATTGGAGGATGTCTTTCTGGTACTGACGGGAGCACAGCCCGCTGAGTCGGGCAAGGGCTCATCGAATGAGGACACGTCATGA
- a CDS encoding NADH-quinone oxidoreductase subunit N: MTITIPTADYLRILPELLLIVFGMLVMIVDPLLDESGDRKPVGILALIGAILATAASAFGAGYTGFGFDGMIRVDTFSIFFHVLIGIISIVVILASFEYMQVQQLRSGEYYGLILLGTVGMMLMSSAVELVLVFIALEISSISTYILAGFRRRVAISVESSLKYFLLGSFATAFFLYGVALMFGATGSTSVYVIANTLRSGPSTLAYAGMAMMFVGLGFKVASAPFHIWTPDVYEGAPAPVVALMSTGPKAAAFAVLLRVLFGSSAPGWFWLIWASAILSMTIGNLGALVQNNVKRLLAYSSIAHAGYLLVAFAAAKEIGISAAIFYTAAYAAMNVGAFVVISHFANLGERYVTIDDYSGLGRRAPAMAAILTVFLLSLIGIPITGGFLAKFYVFQAAMQSHLVGLTIIGVINSAIASYYYLRVMVYMYMREPKSEVPCTPMAPALVVSLIACLVATIYLGVFPNRVLQYALQSAHELVK; this comes from the coding sequence ATGACCATTACCATTCCCACCGCCGATTACCTCCGCATTCTGCCTGAGCTGTTGCTTATTGTGTTTGGCATGCTGGTCATGATCGTCGATCCGCTGCTGGACGAAAGCGGGGATCGGAAGCCTGTCGGAATTCTGGCCCTCATTGGCGCAATCCTTGCCACGGCAGCCAGTGCTTTTGGAGCCGGCTACACCGGATTCGGCTTCGACGGCATGATTCGTGTCGACACGTTCAGCATCTTCTTTCATGTGCTCATCGGGATCATCTCCATTGTGGTGATCCTCGCATCCTTCGAGTACATGCAGGTGCAGCAACTCCGAAGCGGCGAATACTACGGCCTTATCCTCCTGGGGACCGTGGGCATGATGCTCATGTCCTCCGCAGTCGAGTTGGTACTGGTATTCATCGCTCTGGAAATCTCCTCCATTTCCACCTATATTTTGGCGGGCTTTCGCCGTAGGGTGGCCATTAGCGTTGAATCCTCTTTGAAATATTTCCTGCTGGGCTCGTTCGCAACCGCATTTTTCCTGTACGGAGTGGCGCTGATGTTCGGCGCCACGGGTTCCACCAGCGTGTACGTGATCGCCAACACTCTACGCAGCGGACCCTCCACGCTTGCCTATGCCGGAATGGCGATGATGTTCGTGGGCCTCGGCTTCAAGGTAGCCTCTGCCCCTTTTCACATCTGGACGCCGGATGTGTATGAAGGAGCTCCGGCGCCGGTTGTGGCCTTGATGTCCACCGGACCAAAAGCTGCAGCGTTCGCCGTGTTGCTGCGCGTTTTGTTCGGCTCGTCCGCCCCAGGCTGGTTCTGGCTCATCTGGGCGTCAGCCATTCTCTCGATGACCATCGGGAACCTGGGCGCGTTGGTGCAAAACAATGTGAAGCGCCTGCTAGCCTATTCTTCCATCGCCCACGCCGGATATCTGCTGGTTGCGTTCGCGGCAGCCAAAGAAATCGGGATTTCCGCTGCCATTTTCTACACCGCCGCCTATGCAGCAATGAACGTGGGCGCTTTTGTAGTGATCAGCCATTTCGCCAACCTCGGCGAGCGCTACGTGACCATTGATGACTATTCCGGCCTGGGCCGGCGCGCACCCGCTATGGCTGCCATACTCACGGTGTTTCTGCTCTCGCTGATTGGGATTCCGATCACTGGAGGGTTTCTCGCCAAGTTCTACGTCTTTCAGGCAGCCATGCAATCACATCTGGTTGGGCTCACGATCATCGGCGTGATTAACAGCGCCATTGCCTCCTACTACTATCTGCGCGTGATGGTCTACATGTATATGCGTGAACCCAAAAGCGAGGTTCCGTGCACTCCAATGGCCCCCGCGTTGGTTGTCTCGCTGATTGCCTGCCTGGTGGCAACAATATATCTGGGAGTATTTCCTAATCGGGTGTTGCAGTACGCACTGCAGTCCGCCCACGAATTGGTGAAGTAG
- a CDS encoding NADH-quinone oxidoreductase subunit M — protein MNTEIINPFILSLVVFVPAGGALLLILFPRRDRDIRLFALVVSLLTFILSLHLPLHYANGAAGFQFEIDHAWISTPNIHYHLGIDGVSIWLVVLTTFLTPLCVLMSWKSIHERVKEFFILFLLMETALIGVFVSLDLFLFYFFWEAGLIPMALVIGIYGHDRRIYAAVKFFLYTMIASMFMLAAILWLYARTGSFDFVVIHQALSTGNLNIGSAGQWLFLGFFIAFAVKVPLFPLHTWLPDAHVEAPTAGSVMLAGVLLKMGTYGMLRFNLGLFPELAHRNAPWIVTLAIIGIIYGALVAMVQPNLKKLVAYSSVSHLGFVVLGIFTFTTIGLVGANFVMLAHGVSTGALFTLCGMLYDRRHTYEISEYGGIATPMPVYSTFFLIITLASIGLPLMNGFVGEFLVLTGAFKARALYGIVAATGVIWSSCYMLWMYQRVFYGAVHNPANQALPDLDTREKVTMWPLALAALVMGIFPLLWTRAIDPSVQSILGNAPQYASEVVGEHK, from the coding sequence ATGAATACTGAGATCATCAATCCGTTCATTCTCAGCCTGGTCGTTTTCGTGCCCGCGGGCGGCGCTCTCCTGTTGATACTCTTCCCGCGCCGAGACCGCGACATACGGCTGTTCGCGCTGGTGGTTTCGCTGCTGACTTTCATCCTGTCGCTGCATCTACCCTTGCACTACGCCAATGGTGCCGCGGGCTTTCAGTTTGAAATCGACCACGCCTGGATCAGCACTCCCAATATTCACTACCACCTCGGCATCGATGGCGTTTCCATCTGGCTGGTTGTGCTCACTACCTTCCTCACGCCGCTTTGCGTTCTGATGTCCTGGAAGTCGATACACGAGCGCGTCAAAGAATTCTTCATCCTGTTCCTGCTGATGGAGACTGCGCTGATTGGGGTTTTCGTTTCTCTGGATCTGTTCCTCTTCTACTTCTTCTGGGAAGCAGGACTGATTCCCATGGCGCTCGTCATCGGGATCTACGGACACGATCGGCGCATCTATGCTGCAGTGAAATTCTTTCTGTACACCATGATCGCCTCCATGTTCATGCTTGCCGCCATTCTTTGGCTCTATGCACGAACCGGCAGTTTCGATTTCGTGGTGATCCATCAGGCATTGTCGACTGGCAATCTCAATATCGGGAGCGCGGGACAATGGCTTTTCCTCGGTTTCTTCATCGCTTTCGCCGTTAAAGTGCCGCTGTTCCCGTTGCACACCTGGCTCCCAGACGCGCACGTGGAAGCACCTACGGCCGGTTCCGTCATGCTTGCCGGTGTTCTGCTGAAAATGGGCACCTACGGTATGCTGCGCTTTAACCTGGGACTCTTCCCCGAGCTAGCACACCGCAATGCACCTTGGATTGTTACCCTTGCGATCATTGGCATCATCTACGGCGCACTTGTGGCCATGGTGCAACCCAACCTCAAGAAACTTGTCGCTTATTCCTCGGTGAGCCATTTGGGATTTGTCGTTCTCGGTATCTTTACCTTCACCACCATCGGGCTGGTGGGTGCAAATTTCGTGATGCTGGCACATGGAGTTTCCACCGGAGCACTCTTTACCCTTTGTGGAATGCTTTACGACCGCCGCCATACCTACGAGATCAGCGAGTATGGAGGCATCGCGACTCCCATGCCCGTTTACTCGACTTTCTTCCTCATAATTACGCTGGCTTCCATTGGTTTGCCGCTGATGAATGGATTCGTAGGCGAATTCCTGGTGCTGACGGGCGCATTCAAGGCTCGGGCACTGTATGGAATCGTCGCTGCCACAGGCGTTATCTGGTCGTCCTGTTACATGCTCTGGATGTACCAGCGGGTCTTCTACGGAGCCGTGCACAATCCCGCCAATCAAGCGCTTCCCGATCTCGACACGCGTGAGAAGGTGACCATGTGGCCGCTCGCCCTCGCAGCCCTGGTGATGGGCATCTTCCCGCTGTTATGGACACGAGCCATCGATCCCTCGGTCCAGTCAATTCTCGGCAACGCGCCGCAATATGCCAGCGAAGTGGTGGGAGAGCATAAATGA